A DNA window from Deinococcus humi contains the following coding sequences:
- a CDS encoding MerR family transcriptional regulator: MRIGQLASATGVSVRAIRHYDGLGLLNATREENRYRVFQAEDVERVKLIQLFLSAGFRLDEIRERAPCFRQGNTTLGAPVEEVRALYARKLADVAAQIAALQRLHEKLAAEAHHLEAQAVGGQISPPS; encoded by the coding sequence ATGCGCATCGGACAACTTGCCAGCGCCACGGGAGTCAGTGTTCGCGCCATCCGCCACTACGACGGTCTCGGTCTTCTAAACGCCACCCGGGAGGAAAACCGCTACCGGGTCTTTCAGGCGGAGGACGTCGAACGGGTCAAGCTCATTCAGCTCTTCCTCAGTGCCGGGTTCAGGCTGGACGAAATTCGTGAACGCGCGCCCTGCTTCCGTCAAGGAAACACCACACTGGGCGCACCAGTAGAGGAAGTACGCGCCCTGTACGCCCGCAAGCTCGCGGATGTGGCAGCTCAGATCGCGGCGCTCCAGCGGCTGCACGAAAAACTGGCGGCAGAGGCGCACCACCTGGAGGCACAAGCCGTTGGTGGACAGATCAGTCCTCCCAGCTGA
- a CDS encoding MBL fold metallo-hydrolase, with the protein MQIQQIRNATLKLSYAGKTFLIDPMLAVQGAYPGLEGTLNSERRNPTVALPIPLDALLAVDAVIVTHTHLDHWDEVARQQLPKTLPIFVQHDADAQLVKSSGFMDVRVMTANTGFEGVTLTKTTGQHGSDAAMAAIGEILGEVSGVVFRHPDEKTLYLAGDTVYNAHVEQALSAHRPDIVVLNCGDAQVLGLGAIIMNKEDVLAVHRATPTATLVASHMEAVNHSVLSRSELRAFAVEQGFAAQLLVPEDGQVLAL; encoded by the coding sequence ATGCAGATTCAGCAGATTCGCAATGCCACCTTGAAGCTCTCGTACGCCGGCAAAACCTTCCTGATCGATCCCATGCTCGCTGTTCAGGGGGCCTATCCTGGCCTGGAGGGCACCCTGAATAGCGAGCGCCGCAACCCAACGGTGGCGCTGCCCATACCGCTGGACGCCCTTCTCGCAGTGGACGCTGTGATCGTCACTCACACCCACCTGGACCATTGGGATGAGGTCGCCAGGCAGCAGCTGCCAAAGACGCTTCCGATTTTTGTACAGCACGACGCGGACGCTCAGCTGGTGAAGTCTTCCGGCTTCATGGATGTCCGCGTGATGACCGCAAACACCGGGTTCGAAGGCGTCACACTCACCAAAACCACCGGGCAGCATGGCTCGGACGCGGCCATGGCCGCCATCGGCGAGATTCTCGGTGAGGTGAGCGGGGTGGTATTCCGGCACCCGGACGAGAAGACGCTGTACCTTGCAGGCGACACCGTCTACAACGCCCACGTGGAGCAGGCGCTCAGCGCGCACCGCCCCGACATCGTTGTCCTTAATTGCGGCGACGCGCAGGTGCTCGGGCTGGGAGCGATCATCATGAATAAAGAGGACGTACTGGCCGTCCACCGCGCTACGCCGACCGCAACCCTGGTCGCCTCGCATATGGAAGCGGTCAATCACTCGGTGCTGTCAAGGAGCGAACTGCGCGCGTTCGCAGTTGAGCAGGGCTTCGCGGCGCAGCTGCTTGTCCCAGAGGACGGCCAGGTGCTCGCGCTGTAA
- a CDS encoding type II toxin-antitoxin system CcdA family antitoxin has translation MKKTTKARLNLTIDPDIYRETRRIFGAMDMNMSAFVEIQLAKFLQTIEPLVPLLEQVERGERDAADAKAAMRIWFAHSLGQPLSDLYRVAEDGRPLGGADRP, from the coding sequence ATGAAAAAAACAACCAAAGCTCGGCTGAATCTCACTATCGATCCGGATATCTATCGAGAGACACGACGGATCTTTGGCGCTATGGACATGAATATGAGTGCCTTCGTCGAAATCCAGCTGGCGAAATTCCTGCAAACCATTGAGCCGCTCGTCCCCTTACTGGAGCAAGTCGAACGCGGGGAGAGAGACGCAGCCGATGCCAAAGCGGCCATGCGCATCTGGTTTGCCCATAGCCTCGGGCAACCCTTGTCAGATCTTTATCGGGTGGCAGAGGATGGCCGGCCTTTGGGAGGCGCAGATCGTCCTTGA